A region from the Hemitrygon akajei unplaced genomic scaffold, sHemAka1.3 Scf000064, whole genome shotgun sequence genome encodes:
- the LOC140721909 gene encoding E3 ubiquitin-protein ligase TRIM39-like, protein MEKNLREIQENKRFIQEEISKLKEHMDKKDSVIFLKEEARRNWRINDDVLELSMTDQTLPVEKFDHPYLLNTVLRETLDAISRVSVTLDVETAHPYLEVSEDRKSVRRTGTRRNLPDTGKRFTFWDCVLGSEGFTSGRHYWEVEVTGNRGWWLGVAANSGERKGLFSLSPETGFWVIRQDDDVLYRDYDVTRVRPSPESRLAACPIPGRVGVYLSYESGTVSFYNAETKSHLHTFTGNKFTGKLYPFFRTVDGNQWLRICSGSAPGL, encoded by the exons atggagaaaaatcttcgggagattcaagagaataaaaggtttattcaggaggaaatctcgaAGTTAAAGGAACATATGGAtaaaaaagacagtgtgatatttctcaag gaggaagctcgtcggaactggag gattaatgacgatgtccTGGAATTGTCAATGACAGATCaaaccctaccggttgaaaaattcgatcacccctatttgttgaacacagtgctgagagaaacgcttgatgctattagtcgag tctctgtcaccctggatgtggaaacggcgcatccgtatctcgaggtgtctgaggatcggaagagtgtgagacggaccgggacccgaaggaatctccctgacaccgggaagagattcacattcTGGGATTGTGTtttgggatcggagggattcacatcggggagacattactgggaggtggaggtgacgggaaATCGGGgctggtggctgggagtcgccgcaaattctggggagaggaagggattgttcagtctgagtccggagaccggattctgggtcatcaggcAGGATGATGACGTGTTatatcgggattatgacgtgacCCGTGTTcgcccctcccccgagtcccgtctcgctgcctgtcccatccccgggagggtgggagtttatctcagttacgagtccggaacagtttcattttacaacgcggagaccaagtcccatctccacaccttcactgggaataaattcacggggaaactttatcctttcttccggactgtggatggaaaccagtggctgagGATCTGCTCCGGATCCGCTCCGGgactgtaa